One Burkholderia pyrrocinia DNA segment encodes these proteins:
- the leuB gene encoding 3-isopropylmalate dehydrogenase: MKIAVLPGDGIGPEIVTEAVKVLNALDEKFELEQAPVGGAGYEASGHPLPDATLKLAKEGDAILFGAVGDWKYDSLERALRPEQAILGLRKHLELFANFRPAICYPQLVDASPLKPELVAGLDILIVRELNGDIYFGQPRGVRAAPDGPFAGEREGFDTMRYSEPEVRRIAHVAFQAARKRAKKLLSVDKSNVLETSQFWRDIMIDVSKEYADVELSHMYVDNAAMQLAKAPKQFDVIVTGNMFGDILSDEASMLTGSIGMLPSASLDKNNKGLYEPSHGSAPDIAGKGIANPLATILSAAMLLRYSLNRAEQADRIERAVKTVLEQGYRTGDIATPGCRQVGTAAMGDAVVAAL; the protein is encoded by the coding sequence ATGAAGATTGCAGTGTTGCCCGGCGACGGCATCGGTCCGGAAATCGTCACCGAAGCGGTGAAGGTGCTGAACGCACTCGACGAGAAGTTCGAACTCGAACAGGCGCCGGTCGGCGGCGCGGGCTACGAGGCCAGCGGCCATCCGCTGCCCGACGCGACGCTGAAGCTCGCGAAGGAAGGCGACGCGATCCTGTTCGGCGCGGTCGGCGACTGGAAGTACGACTCGCTCGAACGCGCGCTGCGCCCCGAGCAGGCGATCCTCGGGCTGCGCAAGCATCTCGAGCTGTTCGCGAACTTCCGCCCGGCGATCTGCTATCCGCAGCTCGTCGACGCGTCGCCGCTGAAGCCGGAGCTCGTCGCGGGCCTCGACATCCTGATCGTGCGCGAACTGAACGGCGACATCTACTTCGGCCAGCCGCGCGGCGTGCGCGCCGCACCGGACGGCCCGTTCGCCGGCGAGCGCGAAGGCTTCGACACGATGCGCTACTCGGAACCGGAAGTGCGCCGCATCGCGCACGTCGCGTTCCAGGCTGCGCGCAAGCGCGCGAAGAAGCTGCTGTCGGTCGACAAGTCGAACGTGCTCGAAACGTCGCAGTTCTGGCGCGACATCATGATCGACGTGTCGAAGGAATACGCGGACGTCGAGCTGTCGCACATGTACGTCGACAACGCGGCGATGCAGCTCGCGAAGGCACCGAAGCAGTTCGACGTGATCGTTACCGGCAACATGTTCGGCGACATCCTGTCGGATGAAGCGTCGATGCTGACGGGCTCGATCGGCATGCTGCCGTCGGCGTCGCTCGACAAGAACAACAAGGGCCTGTACGAACCGTCGCACGGTTCGGCGCCGGACATCGCGGGCAAGGGCATCGCGAACCCGCTCGCGACGATCCTGTCGGCCGCGATGCTGCTGCGCTATTCGCTGAATCGCGCCGAGCAGGCCGATCGCATCGAGCGCGCGGTGAAAACGGTGCTCGAACAGGGTTACCGCACGGGCGACATCGCGACGCCGGGCTGCCGGCAGGTCGGCACGGCGGCGATGGGCGACGCAGTGGTCGCGGCGCTGTAA
- the leuD gene encoding 3-isopropylmalate dehydratase small subunit: MEKFTVHTGVVAPLDRENVDTDAIIPKQFLKSIKRTGFGPNAFDEWRYLDHGEPGQDNSKRPLNPDFVLNQPRYQGASVLVARKNFGCGSSREHAPWALQQYGFRAIIAPSFADIFFNNCYKNGLLPIVLTEQQVDHVFNDTYAFNGYQLTIDLDAQVVRTGDGREYPFEITAFRKYCLLNGFDDIGLTLRHADKIRQFEAERLVKQPWLNTKLVG, from the coding sequence ATGGAAAAATTCACAGTACATACCGGCGTCGTGGCGCCGCTCGATCGCGAGAACGTCGACACCGACGCGATCATCCCGAAGCAGTTCCTGAAGTCGATCAAGCGCACGGGCTTCGGTCCGAACGCGTTCGACGAGTGGCGTTACCTCGACCACGGCGAGCCGGGGCAGGACAACTCGAAGCGTCCGCTGAATCCCGACTTCGTGCTGAACCAGCCGCGCTACCAGGGCGCATCGGTGCTGGTCGCGCGCAAGAACTTCGGCTGCGGCAGCTCGCGCGAGCACGCCCCGTGGGCGCTGCAGCAGTACGGCTTCCGCGCGATCATCGCGCCGAGCTTCGCGGACATCTTCTTCAACAACTGCTACAAGAACGGCCTGCTGCCGATCGTGCTGACCGAGCAGCAGGTCGATCACGTGTTCAACGACACGTACGCGTTCAACGGCTACCAGCTGACGATCGACCTCGACGCGCAGGTCGTGCGTACGGGCGACGGCCGCGAGTATCCGTTCGAGATCACCGCGTTCCGCAAGTACTGCCTGCTGAACGGCTTCGACGACATCGGCCTCACGCTGCGCCACGCGGACAAGATCCGCCAGTTCGAAGCCGAGCGGCTCGTGAAGCAGCCGTGGCTCAACACCAAGCTGGTCGGCTGA
- a CDS encoding entericidin A/B family lipoprotein — protein sequence MTASKVIARLVAALALAGLGLGLAGCNTVQGFGQDVNAAGSALKRAAE from the coding sequence ATGACGGCATCGAAGGTCATCGCGCGGCTGGTTGCCGCGCTGGCGCTCGCGGGGCTGGGCCTCGGCCTCGCGGGCTGCAATACCGTCCAAGGCTTCGGGCAGGACGTCAACGCCGCCGGCAGCGCGCTGAAGCGCGCCGCGGAGTGA
- the leuC gene encoding 3-isopropylmalate dehydratase large subunit: MAQTLYDKLWNTHVVHTEEDGTTLLYIDRQLLHEVTSPQAFEGLKIAQRPVWRISANLAVSDHNVPTTDRSHGIADPVSKLQVDTLDANCDAFGITQFKMNDVRQGIVHIIGPEQGATLPGMTIVCGDSHTSTHGAFGALAHGIGTSEVEHVLATQTLLQKKSKNMLVKVEGALPRGCTAKDIVLAIIGKIGTAGGTGYAIEFGGSTIRALTMEGRMTVCNMAIEAGARAGMVAVDDTTIDYLLGRPFVPTGAEWDQAVEYWRQFKSDEDAQFDRVVELNAAEIVPQVTWGTSPEMVTSIDGRVPDPEREKDPVKRDAMERALAYMALEPNTPIESIKVDKIFIGSCTNARIEDIRAAAYVVKKLNRRVASNVRLAMVVPGSGLVKAQAEREGLDKVFTDAGFEWREPGCSMCLAMNADRLDPGERCASTSNRNFEGRQGAGGRTHLVSPAMAAAAAIEGHFVDIRKLG; this comes from the coding sequence ATGGCACAGACTCTCTACGACAAACTGTGGAATACCCACGTGGTCCACACCGAGGAAGACGGCACGACTTTGCTGTACATCGACCGTCAACTGCTGCATGAAGTCACGAGCCCGCAGGCGTTCGAAGGGCTGAAGATCGCGCAGCGTCCGGTGTGGCGCATCAGCGCGAACCTGGCCGTGTCGGACCATAACGTGCCGACGACGGATCGCAGCCACGGCATCGCCGATCCCGTCTCGAAGCTGCAGGTCGACACGCTCGACGCGAACTGCGATGCGTTCGGCATCACGCAGTTCAAGATGAACGACGTGCGCCAGGGCATCGTCCACATCATCGGGCCGGAGCAGGGCGCGACGCTGCCGGGCATGACGATCGTGTGCGGCGATTCGCATACGTCGACGCACGGCGCGTTCGGCGCGCTCGCGCACGGCATCGGCACGTCGGAAGTCGAGCACGTGCTCGCGACGCAAACGCTCCTGCAGAAGAAGAGCAAGAACATGCTCGTGAAGGTCGAGGGCGCACTGCCGCGTGGCTGCACCGCGAAGGACATCGTGCTCGCGATCATCGGCAAGATCGGCACCGCAGGCGGCACGGGCTACGCAATCGAATTCGGCGGCTCGACCATTCGCGCGCTGACGATGGAAGGCCGCATGACGGTCTGCAACATGGCGATCGAGGCCGGCGCGCGCGCGGGCATGGTCGCCGTCGACGATACGACGATCGATTACCTGTTGGGCCGTCCGTTCGTGCCGACCGGCGCGGAATGGGACCAGGCCGTCGAGTACTGGCGCCAGTTCAAGTCGGACGAAGACGCGCAGTTCGATCGCGTCGTCGAGCTGAATGCGGCCGAGATCGTCCCGCAGGTCACGTGGGGCACGTCGCCGGAAATGGTCACGTCGATCGACGGTCGCGTGCCCGATCCCGAGCGCGAGAAGGATCCGGTCAAGCGCGACGCGATGGAGCGCGCGCTGGCCTACATGGCGCTCGAGCCGAATACGCCGATCGAATCGATCAAGGTCGACAAGATCTTCATCGGCTCGTGCACGAACGCGCGGATCGAGGACATCCGCGCGGCCGCGTATGTCGTGAAGAAGCTGAACCGTCGCGTCGCGTCGAACGTGCGGCTCGCGATGGTCGTGCCGGGCTCGGGCCTCGTGAAGGCGCAGGCCGAACGCGAAGGGCTCGACAAGGTGTTCACGGATGCGGGCTTCGAATGGCGCGAGCCGGGCTGCTCGATGTGCCTCGCGATGAACGCCGACCGGCTCGATCCGGGCGAGCGCTGCGCGTCGACGTCGAACCGCAACTTCGAAGGCCGGCAGGGCGCGGGCGGTCGCACGCACCTCGTGAGCCCCGCGATGGCGGCGGCGGCGGCGATCGAAGGTCACTTCGTCGACATTCGCAAGCTGGGGTAA
- a CDS encoding Tat pathway signal protein — MKTRRHFLASTSVLAASCAAATPVFASDAPASDAELQRQMLGKLTNELNDRTTATDEAGYLFDTFFSWAPPTVATAGINTIVAFSFGSRAAASGAAPVPGPVNDAIADAVFALRQKVAAPVYAQQEVASVLASRYGLTAGVTSIATPAMSAGSPIPTPDGVAAAIVKQAGAAAALGKVAIVTHADQASIAVRVANVAGMQAAVPAGLTLPSFYDTSVQSPAMRRRDLYLLSNAGMQLAMLRLDLINREYPNG; from the coding sequence ATGAAGACCCGCCGCCATTTCCTGGCTTCCACTTCCGTACTCGCCGCATCGTGCGCGGCCGCCACGCCCGTGTTCGCAAGCGACGCGCCGGCCTCCGATGCCGAGCTGCAGCGCCAGATGCTCGGCAAGCTGACGAACGAACTGAACGATCGCACGACCGCCACCGACGAGGCGGGTTACCTGTTCGACACGTTTTTCTCGTGGGCACCGCCCACCGTCGCGACGGCCGGCATCAATACGATCGTCGCGTTCAGCTTCGGCAGTCGCGCCGCGGCATCCGGTGCCGCGCCGGTGCCGGGCCCGGTGAACGACGCGATTGCCGACGCCGTGTTTGCGCTCCGGCAGAAGGTCGCCGCGCCGGTCTACGCGCAGCAGGAAGTCGCGAGCGTGCTCGCGTCGAGATACGGGCTGACGGCCGGCGTGACGTCGATCGCGACGCCGGCCATGAGCGCCGGCAGCCCGATACCGACGCCCGACGGCGTCGCCGCCGCGATCGTCAAGCAGGCCGGCGCGGCCGCGGCGCTCGGCAAGGTCGCGATTGTCACGCACGCGGATCAGGCGTCGATCGCGGTGCGCGTGGCGAACGTCGCGGGGATGCAGGCCGCGGTGCCGGCCGGCCTGACGCTGCCGTCGTTCTACGACACGTCCGTGCAGTCGCCGGCGATGCGCCGCCGCGATCTCTACCTGCTGAGCAATGCGGGCATGCAGCTCGCGATGCTGCGGCTCGACCTGATCAATCGCGAATATCCGAACGGCTGA
- a CDS encoding cupin domain-containing protein produces the protein MKLGLNESLARLDEEGALFTTLFQHGTLDVELYRPRIEDKQKPHTRDEIYVIATGTSRFVVAGRECDVAAGDALFVPAHAEHRFVDFSGDFSTWVFFYGPEGGERGARCTFRTIS, from the coding sequence ATGAAGCTCGGCCTGAACGAATCGCTTGCTCGCCTCGACGAAGAAGGCGCGCTGTTCACGACGCTGTTTCAGCACGGCACACTCGACGTCGAGCTGTACCGGCCGCGCATCGAGGACAAGCAAAAACCGCATACGCGCGACGAGATCTACGTGATCGCCACCGGCACGTCGCGCTTCGTCGTCGCCGGCCGCGAATGCGACGTCGCGGCCGGCGACGCACTGTTCGTCCCTGCGCACGCGGAGCATCGCTTCGTCGATTTCTCCGGCGACTTCTCGACCTGGGTGTTCTTCTACGGCCCCGAAGGCGGCGAGCGCGGTGCGCGCTGCACTTTTCGCACGATCTCCTAG
- a CDS encoding glutathione S-transferase, with translation MRYELYYWPEIQGRGEYVRLALEAAEADYVDVARESGRGMGVSAMMRMMDSTKAECVPFAPPFLKAGDLVVGQTANILLFLGARLGLAPDDEAGRLWVHQIQLTVADFVTEIHDTHHPIASGLYYEDQKAEAAERAADFLENRLPKFLGYFDRVLEQNPHKGGYIAGNALSYADLSTFQLIEGLRYAFPKAMKRAERKVAALVALHDRVAQHPPVARYLESERRIPFNDTGIFRHYPELDK, from the coding sequence ATGCGATACGAACTCTATTACTGGCCCGAGATCCAGGGCCGCGGCGAGTACGTGCGGCTCGCGCTCGAGGCGGCCGAGGCCGACTATGTCGACGTCGCGCGCGAGTCGGGGCGCGGAATGGGCGTGTCGGCGATGATGCGCATGATGGACAGCACGAAGGCGGAATGCGTGCCGTTCGCGCCGCCGTTCCTGAAGGCCGGCGACCTGGTCGTCGGGCAGACCGCGAACATCCTGCTGTTTCTCGGCGCGCGGCTCGGGCTCGCGCCCGACGACGAAGCCGGCCGGCTGTGGGTGCACCAGATCCAGTTGACCGTCGCCGATTTCGTCACCGAAATCCACGACACGCATCATCCGATCGCAAGCGGCCTGTACTACGAGGACCAGAAGGCGGAAGCCGCCGAGCGCGCGGCCGATTTCCTCGAGAATCGGCTGCCGAAATTCCTCGGCTACTTCGATCGCGTGCTCGAACAGAATCCGCACAAGGGCGGCTATATCGCAGGCAACGCGCTCAGTTACGCGGACCTGTCGACGTTCCAGCTGATCGAAGGGCTGCGCTACGCGTTCCCGAAGGCGATGAAGCGCGCGGAGCGGAAGGTCGCGGCGCTCGTCGCGCTGCACGACCGCGTCGCGCAGCATCCGCCCGTCGCGCGTTATCTCGAGTCGGAGCGCCGCATCCCGTTCAACGACACGGGGATCTTCCGGCACTATCCGGAGCTGGACAAATAG
- a CDS encoding flavin monoamine oxidase family protein, translated as MNAPERLPHTLPYIDTLYDYGAFLSRTGGRLGTLPAEGAHDARIAIVGAGVGGLVAACELLRAGARQVVVFEANRARVGGRLLTQSINPDHPHLLAEMGAMRFPPSQAALYHYLDRFGVDSASAFPDPGIVDTEIHYQGEAYRWPAGDAPPALFERVDRGWRAFIQDGVRLDDGTLLPAPAELTALLRAHRYGDARRGWQQYIDRFGDESFYSAIVKIFTGATPPGGVRWRKGEDLRLFGTLGIGSGGFQPVYRASFLEILRIVVNELEVDQRLIPAGIFALAQGLLDDGADGAHVRDCIVYAAVRGVTKQPDGAFALALDDGSTRVFDRVIVATTTRAMQVGMGMTGIANLFAPDVVRAINETHMVSSSKLFVLTRDKFWLKHGLPHNIQTDTLARGIYCLDYAPDDPDAHGVVLISYTWEDDSHKILSLTDKIERFKRLVAEIGIVSPAFAAHLRPLDDDYARNVTSHDWLSDRYALGAFKLNYPGEDIHSQALFYQFQTAAEPSTDRGIYLAGCCCSFTGGWIEGAVQTAINAASAVIHSLGGTLADGNPLDAMRSRYRYGD; from the coding sequence ATGAACGCCCCTGAACGCCTGCCGCACACGCTACCGTACATCGACACGCTGTACGACTATGGTGCCTTCCTGTCCCGCACCGGCGGCCGTCTCGGCACGCTGCCGGCCGAAGGCGCGCACGATGCGCGGATCGCGATTGTCGGCGCCGGCGTCGGCGGCCTCGTCGCGGCGTGCGAGCTGCTGCGCGCGGGTGCCCGGCAGGTCGTCGTGTTCGAGGCGAACCGCGCGCGCGTCGGCGGCCGCCTGCTGACCCAGTCGATCAACCCCGATCATCCGCACCTGCTCGCCGAAATGGGCGCGATGCGCTTTCCGCCGTCGCAGGCCGCGCTGTACCACTACCTCGACCGGTTCGGCGTCGACAGCGCATCCGCGTTTCCCGACCCGGGCATCGTCGACACCGAGATCCACTACCAGGGCGAGGCGTACCGCTGGCCGGCCGGCGACGCGCCGCCCGCGCTGTTCGAGCGCGTCGACCGGGGCTGGCGCGCGTTCATCCAGGACGGCGTCCGGCTGGACGACGGCACGCTGCTGCCCGCGCCGGCCGAACTGACGGCGCTGCTGCGCGCGCATCGCTACGGCGACGCACGGCGCGGCTGGCAGCAGTACATCGATCGCTTCGGCGACGAGTCGTTCTATTCGGCGATCGTGAAGATCTTCACGGGCGCAACGCCGCCCGGCGGCGTGCGCTGGCGCAAGGGCGAGGACCTGCGCCTGTTCGGCACGCTCGGCATCGGATCGGGTGGGTTCCAGCCGGTCTATCGCGCGTCGTTCCTCGAAATCCTGAGGATCGTCGTCAACGAGCTCGAGGTCGACCAGCGGCTGATCCCGGCCGGCATCTTCGCGCTCGCGCAGGGGCTGCTGGATGACGGCGCCGACGGCGCGCACGTGCGCGATTGCATCGTTTACGCGGCCGTGCGCGGCGTGACGAAGCAGCCCGACGGCGCGTTTGCGCTCGCGCTCGACGACGGATCGACGCGCGTGTTCGACCGCGTGATCGTCGCGACGACGACGCGCGCGATGCAGGTCGGCATGGGCATGACGGGCATCGCGAACCTGTTCGCGCCGGACGTCGTCCGCGCGATCAACGAGACGCACATGGTCAGTTCGTCGAAGCTCTTCGTGCTGACCCGCGACAAGTTCTGGCTCAAGCACGGGCTGCCGCACAACATCCAGACCGATACGCTCGCACGCGGCATCTACTGCCTCGACTACGCACCCGACGATCCCGACGCGCATGGCGTCGTGCTGATCAGCTACACGTGGGAGGACGATTCGCACAAGATCCTGTCGCTCACCGACAAGATCGAGCGTTTCAAGCGGCTCGTTGCCGAGATCGGCATCGTGTCGCCGGCGTTCGCCGCGCACCTGCGCCCGCTCGATGACGACTACGCGCGCAACGTCACGAGCCACGACTGGCTGTCGGACCGCTACGCGCTGGGCGCGTTCAAGCTGAACTATCCGGGCGAGGACATCCACTCGCAGGCGCTGTTCTACCAGTTCCAGACGGCGGCAGAGCCGTCGACGGACCGCGGGATCTACCTGGCCGGCTGCTGCTGTTCGTTCACGGGCGGCTGGATCGAGGGCGCGGTGCAGACCGCGATCAACGCGGCGAGCGCGGTGATCCACAGCCTCGGCGGTACGCTCGCCGACGGCAATCCGCTCGATGCGATGCGCAGCCGCTATCGGTACGGCGACTGA
- a CDS encoding aromatic-ring-hydroxylating dioxygenase subunit beta, with translation MRTIPHDELVAFVYREARLLDERRYDDWLALYADDARYWMPLSPDQPDTGLHGALMDEDTLLLRIRIERLAGRRTFSQQPASRGHHLLQQPHIERADDERGVYVLRTPFHYVEARRDEQTLFAGWYTHELAVRDDALRIRVKRVDLVNADAPLGSIHLPV, from the coding sequence ATGCGCACAATTCCGCACGATGAACTCGTCGCGTTCGTCTATCGCGAGGCGCGCCTGCTCGACGAGCGGCGCTACGACGACTGGCTCGCACTTTACGCGGACGACGCGCGCTACTGGATGCCGCTGTCGCCGGACCAGCCCGACACGGGGCTGCACGGCGCACTGATGGACGAGGACACGCTGCTGCTGCGCATCCGCATCGAGCGTCTGGCCGGCCGCCGCACGTTTTCGCAGCAGCCGGCGAGCCGCGGCCACCATCTGCTCCAGCAGCCGCACATCGAGCGTGCCGACGACGAGCGCGGCGTGTACGTGTTGCGCACGCCGTTCCATTACGTCGAAGCGCGGCGCGACGAGCAGACCCTGTTCGCCGGCTGGTACACGCATGAACTCGCGGTGCGCGACGACGCGTTGCGCATCCGCGTGAAGCGCGTCGACCTCGTCAACGCCGACGCACCGCTCGGCAGCATCCACCTGCCTGTATGA
- a CDS encoding aromatic ring-hydroxylating dioxygenase subunit alpha: MTAQRSTDAVAALVRDTEVHKDLYLSPRIFELEMRHLFANTWVYVGHVSQIPDTGDYVTTTIGTEPVVMVRHVDGSVRVLHNRCSHKGTQLVTDACGNTGTFFRCPYHAWSYRTDGSLYAIPLRRGYEHTGFESCEASKGMQAVGATHDHRGFVFCRLNPSGVDFHDYFGDALSSLDNLVDRSPEGRVEVAGGVFRYVHACNWKMLVENQTDTCHPMVAHESSAGTAVRVWERGGAEGPKPMTVELLEPFIQPHAFFEQMGLRVWPNGHGHTGTADSIHARYTPIPGYHEKMVAAYGEARTARILGEVRHNTVLFPNAMVKGPIQILRVFKPLAADRTLVESWSFRLVGAPDSLFERTLAYNRLINAPTSIVAHDDLEMYERAQRGLATQSRDWVHVGRLFDPQEFAQPTSETNGTSELQIRNQFRAWLRYIAPVSTKEAADAHNSAR; this comes from the coding sequence ATGACGGCGCAACGGTCCACCGATGCGGTGGCGGCGCTCGTGCGCGATACCGAGGTGCACAAGGATCTCTACCTGTCGCCGCGGATCTTCGAGCTGGAGATGCGTCACCTGTTCGCGAATACGTGGGTCTACGTCGGTCACGTCAGCCAGATTCCGGACACTGGCGACTACGTGACGACGACCATCGGCACGGAGCCGGTCGTGATGGTGCGACACGTCGACGGATCGGTGCGCGTGCTGCACAACCGCTGTTCGCACAAGGGCACGCAGCTCGTGACCGATGCGTGCGGCAACACGGGCACGTTCTTCCGCTGCCCGTACCACGCATGGTCGTACCGTACCGACGGCAGCCTCTACGCGATCCCGCTACGGCGCGGCTACGAGCACACCGGCTTCGAGTCGTGCGAGGCGAGCAAGGGCATGCAGGCGGTCGGCGCGACCCACGATCACCGCGGGTTCGTGTTCTGCCGGCTGAACCCGTCGGGTGTCGATTTTCACGACTATTTCGGCGATGCGCTGTCTTCGCTCGACAATCTGGTCGACCGCTCGCCGGAAGGGCGTGTCGAAGTCGCGGGCGGTGTGTTCCGCTACGTGCATGCGTGCAACTGGAAGATGCTGGTCGAGAACCAGACCGACACCTGCCATCCGATGGTCGCGCACGAATCGTCGGCCGGCACGGCCGTGCGCGTTTGGGAGCGCGGCGGCGCGGAAGGCCCGAAGCCGATGACGGTCGAACTGCTGGAGCCGTTCATCCAGCCGCATGCGTTCTTCGAGCAGATGGGGCTGCGCGTGTGGCCCAACGGGCACGGTCATACCGGCACCGCCGATTCGATCCATGCGCGCTATACGCCGATTCCCGGTTATCACGAAAAGATGGTGGCGGCCTACGGCGAAGCGCGCACGGCGCGCATTCTCGGCGAGGTTCGCCACAACACGGTGCTGTTTCCGAACGCGATGGTGAAGGGGCCGATCCAGATCCTGCGTGTGTTCAAGCCGCTGGCGGCCGACCGCACGCTGGTCGAGTCGTGGTCGTTCCGTCTCGTCGGCGCGCCCGATTCGCTGTTCGAGCGCACGCTTGCGTACAACCGGCTGATCAACGCGCCGACGTCGATCGTCGCGCACGACGATCTCGAGATGTACGAACGCGCGCAGCGCGGCCTTGCGACGCAATCGCGCGACTGGGTGCATGTGGGGCGGTTGTTCGATCCGCAGGAATTCGCGCAGCCGACGTCGGAGACGAACGGCACGAGCGAGTTGCAGATCCGTAACCAGTTTCGCGCGTGGCTGCGTTACATCGCGCCCGTATCGACGAAGGAGGCGGCCGATGCGCACAATTCCGCACGATGA
- a CDS encoding DUF4440 domain-containing protein, whose amino-acid sequence MNPSNPFFQEVVDAHVDIEQWLSGRAARDGLAPLLARFSRLFSMISLQGHALDFADVDVLFSRGFGARPGLRIAIDELHEVSAWQGGAAIAYRETQVDGEGRRTVRRSTVVFERDASGRIGWLRLHETPVTG is encoded by the coding sequence ATGAATCCGTCAAACCCGTTTTTCCAGGAAGTGGTCGACGCGCACGTCGACATCGAACAATGGCTGTCCGGCCGCGCCGCCCGTGACGGGCTCGCACCGCTGCTTGCGCGTTTTTCGCGGCTTTTCTCGATGATTTCGCTGCAGGGGCATGCGCTGGATTTCGCCGATGTCGACGTCCTGTTCTCGCGCGGCTTCGGCGCGCGTCCCGGGCTGCGAATCGCGATCGACGAACTGCACGAAGTGAGCGCCTGGCAAGGCGGCGCGGCGATCGCCTATCGCGAGACGCAGGTCGACGGAGAAGGGCGGCGCACCGTCCGCCGTTCGACCGTCGTGTTCGAGCGCGACGCGAGTGGCCGCATCGGCTGGCTGCGCCTGCACGAAACACCGGTGACGGGCTGA
- a CDS encoding MFS transporter, whose protein sequence is MTDRSKIAAVYLLGFAIDLANMFVINAAYPTIQRELHASVAQLAWIGNMYVLGLTVVIPLGTWLARRFGERRLLIASLLLFALGSVGVGLSASIGALLAWRLIQGLGGGLLIPVGQTMAYRAYPPDARAHLTSIVMMVALLVPALSPALGGVIVDRASWRAIFFGMLPLAAATCVLAFAWLPPDEASERPPRLDWQGFGLSAATLVALLLGLTFAGQPGTGHLAFAPLAVALVVGGAYIAHARRAAAPLLDLRLVARPLLRIGLIVYLCVPGVFTGVNLVAALYLQNTLGLSATHTGALMVPWAMASFVAIATTRRCFPKWGAKPLFMCGIAIDAIGIVLLATPLAGFEAGRVLAFVAMGLGASMCTSTSQSAAFLDVPAARMGDASALWNINRQLSFCLGVAVLGSALNFLLSMHGDDARLPYQQCFGLAALLTLLPLPFVARLAPYRAPAGRPVSQRS, encoded by the coding sequence ATGACCGATCGCTCGAAAATTGCCGCTGTCTACCTGCTCGGGTTCGCGATCGACCTCGCCAACATGTTCGTCATCAACGCCGCGTATCCGACGATCCAGCGCGAGCTGCACGCATCGGTCGCGCAACTGGCGTGGATCGGCAACATGTACGTGCTCGGGCTGACCGTCGTGATCCCGCTCGGCACGTGGCTGGCACGGCGTTTCGGCGAGCGTCGGCTGCTGATCGCGTCGCTGCTGCTGTTCGCGCTCGGCAGCGTCGGCGTCGGCCTGTCGGCGTCGATCGGCGCGCTGCTGGCGTGGCGTCTGATCCAGGGGCTCGGCGGCGGGCTGCTGATCCCGGTCGGGCAGACGATGGCCTATCGGGCGTATCCGCCCGATGCGCGCGCCCACCTGACGTCGATCGTGATGATGGTCGCGCTGCTCGTGCCGGCGTTGTCGCCGGCGCTTGGCGGCGTGATCGTCGATCGCGCGTCGTGGCGCGCGATCTTCTTCGGCATGCTGCCGCTGGCCGCGGCCACCTGCGTGCTCGCGTTCGCGTGGCTGCCGCCCGATGAAGCGAGCGAACGCCCGCCCCGGCTCGACTGGCAGGGGTTCGGCCTGAGCGCGGCGACGCTCGTCGCGTTGCTGCTCGGCCTGACGTTCGCGGGCCAGCCGGGGACGGGCCACCTGGCGTTCGCGCCGCTCGCTGTCGCGCTCGTTGTCGGCGGCGCGTACATCGCGCATGCACGCCGCGCGGCTGCGCCGCTGCTCGACCTGCGCCTGGTCGCGCGGCCGCTGCTGCGGATCGGCCTGATCGTCTATCTGTGCGTGCCGGGCGTGTTCACCGGCGTGAACCTGGTCGCGGCACTGTATTTGCAGAACACGCTCGGGCTCAGCGCGACGCATACGGGCGCGCTGATGGTGCCGTGGGCGATGGCGTCGTTCGTCGCGATCGCGACGACGCGACGCTGTTTTCCGAAGTGGGGCGCGAAGCCGCTGTTCATGTGCGGGATCGCGATCGATGCGATCGGCATCGTGCTGCTCGCGACGCCGCTTGCCGGGTTCGAGGCCGGACGCGTGCTGGCTTTCGTCGCGATGGGGCTCGGCGCCAGCATGTGTACGAGCACGTCGCAAAGCGCGGCGTTCCTTGACGTACCCGCCGCACGGATGGGCGATGCGAGCGCCTTGTGGAACATCAACCGGCAGTTGAGCTTCTGCCTCGGCGTCGCGGTGCTGGGCAGCGCACTGAATTTTCTGTTGTCGATGCACGGCGACGACGCGCGGCTGCCGTACCAGCAGTGCTTCGGGCTGGCCGCGTTGCTGACGCTATTGCCGTTGCCGTTCGTCGCGCGCCTCGCCCCGTACCGTGCGCCTGCCGGGCGCCCGGTTTCCCAACGTTCGTGA